A genome region from Struthio camelus isolate bStrCam1 chromosome 26, bStrCam1.hap1, whole genome shotgun sequence includes the following:
- the SUGP2 gene encoding SURP and G-patch domain-containing protein 2 isoform X1, protein MASRRITRETFDAVVQDKVKRYRMERSDAIENTIHHFKAHSRPVPRPRYEDSFHDEGRYTHDDTQQHPPDDWSEDPRDEYPGPSYRSTSPLIRKDNYYHEQYGRPASRDREYGRPASRDREFGRPASRDREYGRPASHDREYGRPASRNREYGRPASHDREYGRPASHDREYGGLASHDQDYGHSDPWESTGPHETDFSSSDILGDFRSPGLMEEEYSNMESQEYTMDFGIQSDSEFRPPVRRGTIGRGRALRGKRIARGAAKTKVFKGDIKTPPLKKWNTKKLQPEPEQKPAMQSDQMPDTAEHPNQRPMTIQRPNQKLPPRPNQRPTVTTQRPILRLPKPAHVFRNLSFDLVDKSDIFSTFGIEIIKWAGFHAIKNDAEFSRLFGALFELETETCAKMLASFKCSLKPEHRDYCFFTIKSLQHAALKTPKVDNEFLNMLLDKGAVKTKNCFFEIIKPFDKYIMRLQDRLLKGVTPLLMACNAYELSIKTSGFSNPREMANAFETTVSLCRKSLALLGQTFALASVFRQEKILEAVGLQEMAPAPTLFPNFDDSTLFGREYIENLKAWLEKSGYPIQMKKAEPDSTVQLKKPSPDTKIKIPQRADRKVVETIEKLVNSIISGTLSAKERNAQKNCPEYWFLSEEDSLEYKYYRLKLSEMQRRTSSGKEAGSEGRTLEESAAESVRAMLYARKVASIKRRLFKRKRLGIVAPCGLQGRKVRRATIGTQTVLSAGTMLKRQEKHIQGSVQPKPSVSETNVAEKNSSLDTTGSSQCAASPGVSLPAEEGADSEDLLAPPELFPPLSCQFPDVDAKTMETAEKLAKFVAQVGPEIEQFSIDNSADNPDLWFLQDRNSSAFKFYRMKVYELCPSINFSAVSETTDAEECTKPEERNLDISEEEEEEDEEEEEEDNEEEAEFEEDISRPLEEIEMEMEQAEEGEEEDFSAGRSEENLAEEMISKAGEEISTGEMQLATSSDGTIPNLSTQASIPAPGTLFPRKRISSKSLKVGMIPASKRICLIEEPKVHEPVRIAYDRPRGCPVTKKKKKPKDLEFSHKKLTNKNVGFQMLQKMGWQEGHGLGTRGKGIREPVKVGATSAGEGLGVAGEENKEDAFDVFRQRMIQMYRQKRASK, encoded by the exons ATGGCCTCTCGACGGATCACACGGGAGACGTTTGATGCTGTAGTGCAGGACAAAGTTAAAAGGTACCGGATGGAGCGGAGCGATGCTATAGAAAACACCATCCATCACTTTAAAG CTCATTCAAGGCCAGTCCCAAGACCGAGATATGAAGACAGTTTTCATGATGAGGGAAGATATACTCATGACGACACCCAACAGCATCCGCCTGATGACTGGAGTGAAGACCCTAGAGATGAGTATCCAGGACCTTCTTATAGATCTACTAGCCCTCTCATAAGGAAAGATAACTATTACCACGAACAGTATGGCCGCCCAGCGTCTCGCGACCGGGAGTATGGGCGCCCGGCTTCTCGCGACCGGGAATTTGGCCGCCCAGCATCTCGCGACCGGGAGTATGGGCGCCCAGCTTCTCATGACAGGGAGTATGGGCGCCCGGCATCTCGAAACCGGGAGTATGGGCGCCCGGCTTCTCATGACCGGGAATATGGGCGCCCGGCTTCTCATGACCGGGAGTATGGGGGCCTGGCTTCTCACGACCAGGACTATGGCCATTCTGACCCCTGGGAGTCCACCGGACCACACGAAACTGACTTTAGTTCTTCAGATATTTTAGGTGATTTTAGATCACCAGGACTCATGGAAGAGGAATACAGTAACATGGAAAGTCAGGAGTATACCATGgactttggaattcaatctgaCAGTGAGTTCAGGCCCCCGGTACGGAGGGGCACCATCGGCAGGGGAAGAGCTCTGCGAGGAAAACGTATTGCAAGGGGCGCTGCCAAAACTAAAGTATTCAAAGGGGATATCAAAACTCCTCCCCTAAAAAAATGGAACACTAAAAAGCTGCAACCAGAGCCCGAACAGAAGCCAGCTATGCAATCTGATCAAATGCCAGATACTGCTGAACATCCTAACCAGAGACCGATGACCATCCAGCGCCCTAATCAAAAGCTGCCTCCGCGACCTAATCAGAGACCAACTGTAACAACCCAGAGACCTATCCTCAGGCTTCCAAAGCCTGCGCACGTTTTCAGAAATCTCAGTTTTGACCTCGTGGACAAATCTGACATTTTTTCAACATTTGGAATAGAAATCATAAAATGGGCTGGATTTCATGCAATAAAAAATGATGCAGAATTTTCCCGGCTCTTTGGAGCTCTCTTTGAGCTAGAAACAGAAACCTGTGCAAAAATGCTTGCTTCGTTCAAATGCTCACTAAAGCCAGAACACAGAGATTATTGTTTCTTTACCATCAAGAGTTTACAACATGCTGCTCTGAAAACTCCCAAAGTGGACAATGAGTTTTTAAATATGCTATTGGACAAGGGTGCTGTGAAAACAAAGAACTGCttctttgaaataataaaacCTTTTGATAAATACATAATGAGGCTCCAAGACCGTCTACTAAAAGGTGTTACCCCTCTGCTTATGGCCTGCAATGCTTACGAATTAAGCATTAAGACAAGTGGTTTCAGTAATCCCAGAGAAATGGCAAATGCTTTTGAGACCACTGTTTCTCTTTGTCGTAAGTCTTTAGCACTTCTGGGTCAGACCTTTGCATTAGCATCTGTTTTCAGGCAAGAGAAAATACTGGAAGCTGTAGGGCTCCAGGAAATGGCTCCAGCACCAACATTATTCCCAAATTTTGATGATTCAACATTGTTTGGAAGAGAGTACATAGAAAATTTGAAGGCTTGGTTGGAGAAAAGTGGATATCCAATTCAGATGAAAAAAGCTGAACCGGATTCCACAGTACAGCTTAAAAAGCCCTCTCCTGACACAAAAATTAAGA TCCCACAGCGAGCTGATCGGAAAGTTGTAGAGACAATTGAAAAGCTAGTGAATAGCATTATTTCAGGAACCTTGTCTGCCAAAGAGAGAAACGCTCAAAAGAACTGCCCTGAATATTG GTTCTTGTCTGAAGAAGATAGTCTAGAATACAAATATTACAGACTGAAATTATCAGAGATGCAAAGGCGAACATCATCTGGAAAGGAAGCAGGCAGTGAAGGCAGAACGCTAGAAGAATCTGCAGCAGAATCGGTCAGGGCCATGTTGTATGCCAGGAAAGTAGCAAGTATTAAGAGaagactatttaaaagaaaaaggctcgGAATTGTTGCGCCATGTGGACTTCAAGGAAGGAAGGTGAGGAGGGCAACAATAGGGACACAGACTGTGCTGTCAGCTGGTACAATGCTGAAACgccaggagaagcacatccaaggTTCAGTCCAGCCAAAGCCTTCTGTATCAGAAACCAATGTGGCTGAAAAGAATTCTTCCTTGGATACAACTGGCTCCTCACAATGTGCCGCCAGTCCAGGAGTCTCTCTGCCAGCAGAAGAAGGGGCAGATTCTGAGGATTTATTGGCACCGCCTGAACTTTTCCCACCGTTGTCCTGTCAGTTTCCTGATG TGGATGCTAAAACAATGGAAACTGCTGAGAAGCTGGCCAAGTTTGTTGCTCAGGTAGGACCAGAAATTGAGCAGTTCAGCATAGACAACAGTGCAGATAACCCGGACCTTTG GTTTCTACAGGATCGAAATAGTTCTGCTTTCAAATTTTACCGAATGAAAGTCTATGAGTTATGTCCATCCATTAACTTCAGTGCCGTGTCAGAAACAACTGACGCTGAGGAATGTACTAAACCTGAAGAGAGAAATCTGGATAtttcagaagaggaggaggaggaagatgaagaggaggaggaagaagataaTGAGGAGGAAGCTGAGTTTGAAGAGGATATCTCCCGACCTTTGGAAGAGATTGAAATGGAAATGGAGcaagcagaggagggagaagaggaggacttCTCAGCAGGTAGAAGTGAGGAGAACCTCGCTGAAGAGATGATTTCCAAAGCAGGAGAGGAAATTTCAACAGGTGAAATGCAGCTAGCCACATCATCTGATGGTACTATACCAAATCTGTCAACACAGGCATCGATTCCTGCTCCTGGTACCCTCTTTCCTCGCAAACGAATCAGCAGCAAGTCACTGAAAGTTGGTATGATTCCTGCCTCTAAAAGGATATGTCTCATAGAAGAACCAAAAG TTCATGAACCTGTCAGAATCGCTTATGATAGGCCTCGTGGTTGCCCAGTTACAAAGAAGAAGAAG AAGCCTAAAGATTTAGAATTTTCACACAAGAAACTGACAAACAAAAACGTGGGTTTCCAGATGCTTCAGAAGATGGGCTGGCAAGAAGGACATGGCCTTGGTACACGAGGAAAAGGAATCAGAGAGCCTGTAAAAGT GGGTGCTACCTCTGCAGGGGAGGGcttgggtgttgcaggggaagaaaataaagaagatgcATTTGATGTTTTCCGTCAAAGAATGATACAAATGTACAGGCAGAAAAGAGCAAGTAAATAG
- the SUGP2 gene encoding SURP and G-patch domain-containing protein 2 isoform X4 has translation MEEEYSNMESQEYTMDFGIQSDSEFRPPVRRGTIGRGRALRGKRIARGAAKTKVFKGDIKTPPLKKWNTKKLQPEPEQKPAMQSDQMPDTAEHPNQRPMTIQRPNQKLPPRPNQRPTVTTQRPILRLPKPAHVFRNLSFDLVDKSDIFSTFGIEIIKWAGFHAIKNDAEFSRLFGALFELETETCAKMLASFKCSLKPEHRDYCFFTIKSLQHAALKTPKVDNEFLNMLLDKGAVKTKNCFFEIIKPFDKYIMRLQDRLLKGVTPLLMACNAYELSIKTSGFSNPREMANAFETTVSLCRKSLALLGQTFALASVFRQEKILEAVGLQEMAPAPTLFPNFDDSTLFGREYIENLKAWLEKSGYPIQMKKAEPDSTVQLKKPSPDTKIKIPQRADRKVVETIEKLVNSIISGTLSAKERNAQKNCPEYWFLSEEDSLEYKYYRLKLSEMQRRTSSGKEAGSEGRTLEESAAESVRAMLYARKVASIKRRLFKRKRLGIVAPCGLQGRKVRRATIGTQTVLSAGTMLKRQEKHIQGSVQPKPSVSETNVAEKNSSLDTTGSSQCAASPGVSLPAEEGADSEDLLAPPELFPPLSCQFPDVDAKTMETAEKLAKFVAQVGPEIEQFSIDNSADNPDLWFLQDRNSSAFKFYRMKVYELCPSINFSAVSETTDAEECTKPEERNLDISEEEEEEDEEEEEEDNEEEAEFEEDISRPLEEIEMEMEQAEEGEEEDFSAGRSEENLAEEMISKAGEEISTGEMQLATSSDGTIPNLSTQASIPAPGTLFPRKRISSKSLKVGMIPASKRICLIEEPKVHEPVRIAYDRPRGCPVTKKKKKPKDLEFSHKKLTNKNVGFQMLQKMGWQEGHGLGTRGKGIREPVKVGATSAGEGLGVAGEENKEDAFDVFRQRMIQMYRQKRASK, from the exons ATGGAAGAGGAATACAGTAACATGGAAAGTCAGGAGTATACCATGgactttggaattcaatctgaCAGTGAGTTCAGGCCCCCGGTACGGAGGGGCACCATCGGCAGGGGAAGAGCTCTGCGAGGAAAACGTATTGCAAGGGGCGCTGCCAAAACTAAAGTATTCAAAGGGGATATCAAAACTCCTCCCCTAAAAAAATGGAACACTAAAAAGCTGCAACCAGAGCCCGAACAGAAGCCAGCTATGCAATCTGATCAAATGCCAGATACTGCTGAACATCCTAACCAGAGACCGATGACCATCCAGCGCCCTAATCAAAAGCTGCCTCCGCGACCTAATCAGAGACCAACTGTAACAACCCAGAGACCTATCCTCAGGCTTCCAAAGCCTGCGCACGTTTTCAGAAATCTCAGTTTTGACCTCGTGGACAAATCTGACATTTTTTCAACATTTGGAATAGAAATCATAAAATGGGCTGGATTTCATGCAATAAAAAATGATGCAGAATTTTCCCGGCTCTTTGGAGCTCTCTTTGAGCTAGAAACAGAAACCTGTGCAAAAATGCTTGCTTCGTTCAAATGCTCACTAAAGCCAGAACACAGAGATTATTGTTTCTTTACCATCAAGAGTTTACAACATGCTGCTCTGAAAACTCCCAAAGTGGACAATGAGTTTTTAAATATGCTATTGGACAAGGGTGCTGTGAAAACAAAGAACTGCttctttgaaataataaaacCTTTTGATAAATACATAATGAGGCTCCAAGACCGTCTACTAAAAGGTGTTACCCCTCTGCTTATGGCCTGCAATGCTTACGAATTAAGCATTAAGACAAGTGGTTTCAGTAATCCCAGAGAAATGGCAAATGCTTTTGAGACCACTGTTTCTCTTTGTCGTAAGTCTTTAGCACTTCTGGGTCAGACCTTTGCATTAGCATCTGTTTTCAGGCAAGAGAAAATACTGGAAGCTGTAGGGCTCCAGGAAATGGCTCCAGCACCAACATTATTCCCAAATTTTGATGATTCAACATTGTTTGGAAGAGAGTACATAGAAAATTTGAAGGCTTGGTTGGAGAAAAGTGGATATCCAATTCAGATGAAAAAAGCTGAACCGGATTCCACAGTACAGCTTAAAAAGCCCTCTCCTGACACAAAAATTAAGA TCCCACAGCGAGCTGATCGGAAAGTTGTAGAGACAATTGAAAAGCTAGTGAATAGCATTATTTCAGGAACCTTGTCTGCCAAAGAGAGAAACGCTCAAAAGAACTGCCCTGAATATTG GTTCTTGTCTGAAGAAGATAGTCTAGAATACAAATATTACAGACTGAAATTATCAGAGATGCAAAGGCGAACATCATCTGGAAAGGAAGCAGGCAGTGAAGGCAGAACGCTAGAAGAATCTGCAGCAGAATCGGTCAGGGCCATGTTGTATGCCAGGAAAGTAGCAAGTATTAAGAGaagactatttaaaagaaaaaggctcgGAATTGTTGCGCCATGTGGACTTCAAGGAAGGAAGGTGAGGAGGGCAACAATAGGGACACAGACTGTGCTGTCAGCTGGTACAATGCTGAAACgccaggagaagcacatccaaggTTCAGTCCAGCCAAAGCCTTCTGTATCAGAAACCAATGTGGCTGAAAAGAATTCTTCCTTGGATACAACTGGCTCCTCACAATGTGCCGCCAGTCCAGGAGTCTCTCTGCCAGCAGAAGAAGGGGCAGATTCTGAGGATTTATTGGCACCGCCTGAACTTTTCCCACCGTTGTCCTGTCAGTTTCCTGATG TGGATGCTAAAACAATGGAAACTGCTGAGAAGCTGGCCAAGTTTGTTGCTCAGGTAGGACCAGAAATTGAGCAGTTCAGCATAGACAACAGTGCAGATAACCCGGACCTTTG GTTTCTACAGGATCGAAATAGTTCTGCTTTCAAATTTTACCGAATGAAAGTCTATGAGTTATGTCCATCCATTAACTTCAGTGCCGTGTCAGAAACAACTGACGCTGAGGAATGTACTAAACCTGAAGAGAGAAATCTGGATAtttcagaagaggaggaggaggaagatgaagaggaggaggaagaagataaTGAGGAGGAAGCTGAGTTTGAAGAGGATATCTCCCGACCTTTGGAAGAGATTGAAATGGAAATGGAGcaagcagaggagggagaagaggaggacttCTCAGCAGGTAGAAGTGAGGAGAACCTCGCTGAAGAGATGATTTCCAAAGCAGGAGAGGAAATTTCAACAGGTGAAATGCAGCTAGCCACATCATCTGATGGTACTATACCAAATCTGTCAACACAGGCATCGATTCCTGCTCCTGGTACCCTCTTTCCTCGCAAACGAATCAGCAGCAAGTCACTGAAAGTTGGTATGATTCCTGCCTCTAAAAGGATATGTCTCATAGAAGAACCAAAAG TTCATGAACCTGTCAGAATCGCTTATGATAGGCCTCGTGGTTGCCCAGTTACAAAGAAGAAGAAG AAGCCTAAAGATTTAGAATTTTCACACAAGAAACTGACAAACAAAAACGTGGGTTTCCAGATGCTTCAGAAGATGGGCTGGCAAGAAGGACATGGCCTTGGTACACGAGGAAAAGGAATCAGAGAGCCTGTAAAAGT GGGTGCTACCTCTGCAGGGGAGGGcttgggtgttgcaggggaagaaaataaagaagatgcATTTGATGTTTTCCGTCAAAGAATGATACAAATGTACAGGCAGAAAAGAGCAAGTAAATAG
- the SUGP2 gene encoding SURP and G-patch domain-containing protein 2 isoform X2, translating into MASRRITRETFDAVVQDKVKRYRMERSDAIENTIHHFKAHSRPVPRPRYEDSFHDEGRYTHDDTQQHPPDDWSEDPRDEYPGPSYRSTSPLIRKDNYYHEQYGRPASRDREYGRPASRDREFGRPASRDREYGRPASHDREYGRPASRNREYGRPASHDREYGRPASHDREYGGLASHDQDYGHSDPWESTGPHETDFSSSDILGDFRSPGLMEEEYSNMESQEYTMDFGIQSDSEFRPPVRRGTIGRGRALRGKRIARGAAKTKVFKGDIKTPPLKKWNTKKLQPEPEQKPAMQSDQMPDTAEHPNQRPMTIQRPNQKLPPRPNQRPTVTTQRPILRLPKPAHVFRNLSFDLVDKSDIFSTFGIEIIKWAGFHAIKNDAEFSRLFGALFELETETCAKMLASFKCSLKPEHRDYCFFTIKSLQHAALKTPKVDNEFLNMLLDKGAVKTKNCFFEIIKPFDKYIMRLQDRLLKGVTPLLMACNAYELSIKTSGFSNPREMANAFETTVSLCRKSLALLGQTFALASVFRQEKILEAVGLQEMAPAPTLFPNFDDSTLFGREYIENLKAWLEKSGYPIQMKKAEPDSTVQLKKPSPDTKIKIPQRADRKVVETIEKLVNSIISGTLSAKERNAQKNCPEYWFLSEEDSLEYKYYRLKLSEMQRRTSSGKEAGSEGRTLEESAAESVRAMLYARKVASIKRRLFKRKRLGIVAPCGLQGRKVRRATIGTQTVLSAGTMLKRQEKHIQGSVQPKPSVSETNVAEKNSSLDTTGSSQCAASPGVSLPAEEGADSEDLLAPPELFPPLSCQFPDVDAKTMETAEKLAKFVAQVGPEIEQFSIDNSADNPDLWFLQDRNSSAFKFYRMKVYELCPSINFSAVSETTDAEECTKPEERNLDISEEEEEEDEEEEEEDNEEEAEFEEDISRPLEEIEMEMEQAEEGEEEDFSAGRSEENLAEEMISKAGEEISTGEMQLATSSDGTIPNLSTQASIPAPGTLFPRKRISSKSLKVGMIPASKRICLIEEPKVHEPVRIAYDRPRGCPVTKKKKKPKDLEFSHKKLTNKNVGFQMLQKMGWQEGHGLGTRGKGIREPVKVCCDQCPLLPAQRMDIKSFHSLTE; encoded by the exons ATGGCCTCTCGACGGATCACACGGGAGACGTTTGATGCTGTAGTGCAGGACAAAGTTAAAAGGTACCGGATGGAGCGGAGCGATGCTATAGAAAACACCATCCATCACTTTAAAG CTCATTCAAGGCCAGTCCCAAGACCGAGATATGAAGACAGTTTTCATGATGAGGGAAGATATACTCATGACGACACCCAACAGCATCCGCCTGATGACTGGAGTGAAGACCCTAGAGATGAGTATCCAGGACCTTCTTATAGATCTACTAGCCCTCTCATAAGGAAAGATAACTATTACCACGAACAGTATGGCCGCCCAGCGTCTCGCGACCGGGAGTATGGGCGCCCGGCTTCTCGCGACCGGGAATTTGGCCGCCCAGCATCTCGCGACCGGGAGTATGGGCGCCCAGCTTCTCATGACAGGGAGTATGGGCGCCCGGCATCTCGAAACCGGGAGTATGGGCGCCCGGCTTCTCATGACCGGGAATATGGGCGCCCGGCTTCTCATGACCGGGAGTATGGGGGCCTGGCTTCTCACGACCAGGACTATGGCCATTCTGACCCCTGGGAGTCCACCGGACCACACGAAACTGACTTTAGTTCTTCAGATATTTTAGGTGATTTTAGATCACCAGGACTCATGGAAGAGGAATACAGTAACATGGAAAGTCAGGAGTATACCATGgactttggaattcaatctgaCAGTGAGTTCAGGCCCCCGGTACGGAGGGGCACCATCGGCAGGGGAAGAGCTCTGCGAGGAAAACGTATTGCAAGGGGCGCTGCCAAAACTAAAGTATTCAAAGGGGATATCAAAACTCCTCCCCTAAAAAAATGGAACACTAAAAAGCTGCAACCAGAGCCCGAACAGAAGCCAGCTATGCAATCTGATCAAATGCCAGATACTGCTGAACATCCTAACCAGAGACCGATGACCATCCAGCGCCCTAATCAAAAGCTGCCTCCGCGACCTAATCAGAGACCAACTGTAACAACCCAGAGACCTATCCTCAGGCTTCCAAAGCCTGCGCACGTTTTCAGAAATCTCAGTTTTGACCTCGTGGACAAATCTGACATTTTTTCAACATTTGGAATAGAAATCATAAAATGGGCTGGATTTCATGCAATAAAAAATGATGCAGAATTTTCCCGGCTCTTTGGAGCTCTCTTTGAGCTAGAAACAGAAACCTGTGCAAAAATGCTTGCTTCGTTCAAATGCTCACTAAAGCCAGAACACAGAGATTATTGTTTCTTTACCATCAAGAGTTTACAACATGCTGCTCTGAAAACTCCCAAAGTGGACAATGAGTTTTTAAATATGCTATTGGACAAGGGTGCTGTGAAAACAAAGAACTGCttctttgaaataataaaacCTTTTGATAAATACATAATGAGGCTCCAAGACCGTCTACTAAAAGGTGTTACCCCTCTGCTTATGGCCTGCAATGCTTACGAATTAAGCATTAAGACAAGTGGTTTCAGTAATCCCAGAGAAATGGCAAATGCTTTTGAGACCACTGTTTCTCTTTGTCGTAAGTCTTTAGCACTTCTGGGTCAGACCTTTGCATTAGCATCTGTTTTCAGGCAAGAGAAAATACTGGAAGCTGTAGGGCTCCAGGAAATGGCTCCAGCACCAACATTATTCCCAAATTTTGATGATTCAACATTGTTTGGAAGAGAGTACATAGAAAATTTGAAGGCTTGGTTGGAGAAAAGTGGATATCCAATTCAGATGAAAAAAGCTGAACCGGATTCCACAGTACAGCTTAAAAAGCCCTCTCCTGACACAAAAATTAAGA TCCCACAGCGAGCTGATCGGAAAGTTGTAGAGACAATTGAAAAGCTAGTGAATAGCATTATTTCAGGAACCTTGTCTGCCAAAGAGAGAAACGCTCAAAAGAACTGCCCTGAATATTG GTTCTTGTCTGAAGAAGATAGTCTAGAATACAAATATTACAGACTGAAATTATCAGAGATGCAAAGGCGAACATCATCTGGAAAGGAAGCAGGCAGTGAAGGCAGAACGCTAGAAGAATCTGCAGCAGAATCGGTCAGGGCCATGTTGTATGCCAGGAAAGTAGCAAGTATTAAGAGaagactatttaaaagaaaaaggctcgGAATTGTTGCGCCATGTGGACTTCAAGGAAGGAAGGTGAGGAGGGCAACAATAGGGACACAGACTGTGCTGTCAGCTGGTACAATGCTGAAACgccaggagaagcacatccaaggTTCAGTCCAGCCAAAGCCTTCTGTATCAGAAACCAATGTGGCTGAAAAGAATTCTTCCTTGGATACAACTGGCTCCTCACAATGTGCCGCCAGTCCAGGAGTCTCTCTGCCAGCAGAAGAAGGGGCAGATTCTGAGGATTTATTGGCACCGCCTGAACTTTTCCCACCGTTGTCCTGTCAGTTTCCTGATG TGGATGCTAAAACAATGGAAACTGCTGAGAAGCTGGCCAAGTTTGTTGCTCAGGTAGGACCAGAAATTGAGCAGTTCAGCATAGACAACAGTGCAGATAACCCGGACCTTTG GTTTCTACAGGATCGAAATAGTTCTGCTTTCAAATTTTACCGAATGAAAGTCTATGAGTTATGTCCATCCATTAACTTCAGTGCCGTGTCAGAAACAACTGACGCTGAGGAATGTACTAAACCTGAAGAGAGAAATCTGGATAtttcagaagaggaggaggaggaagatgaagaggaggaggaagaagataaTGAGGAGGAAGCTGAGTTTGAAGAGGATATCTCCCGACCTTTGGAAGAGATTGAAATGGAAATGGAGcaagcagaggagggagaagaggaggacttCTCAGCAGGTAGAAGTGAGGAGAACCTCGCTGAAGAGATGATTTCCAAAGCAGGAGAGGAAATTTCAACAGGTGAAATGCAGCTAGCCACATCATCTGATGGTACTATACCAAATCTGTCAACACAGGCATCGATTCCTGCTCCTGGTACCCTCTTTCCTCGCAAACGAATCAGCAGCAAGTCACTGAAAGTTGGTATGATTCCTGCCTCTAAAAGGATATGTCTCATAGAAGAACCAAAAG TTCATGAACCTGTCAGAATCGCTTATGATAGGCCTCGTGGTTGCCCAGTTACAAAGAAGAAGAAG AAGCCTAAAGATTTAGAATTTTCACACAAGAAACTGACAAACAAAAACGTGGGTTTCCAGATGCTTCAGAAGATGGGCTGGCAAGAAGGACATGGCCTTGGTACACGAGGAAAAGGAATCAGAGAGCCTGTAAAAGT CTGTTGTGACCAGTGTCCACTGCTGCCAGCACAGAGAATGGATATTAAGTCCTTCCACTCCCTGACAGAATGA